The Methanolobus sp. WCC4 genome includes the window ATCCAATGACACCACACATACTGCCGTTCATATAGCTACAGTTGAAAGTATCCGCTCATCGTTGCTTCCTGTGGTCGATGGGTTTCTGGGGGTGCTCACCGAGCGGAAGAATGAGTTCATGCCGATAGTAAAACCCGGAAGGACACACTTGCAGGATGCAGTTCCCCTGACATTGGGACAGGAGTTCGGTGGATATGTCAGGATGGTAGAACTTGACAGGAAGCGTCTGATGGAAGCGATTGATGGCCTTCTTGAACTCAATATGGGTGGGACTGCCATAGGGACCGGCCTGAACACACCTTCCGGTTTTTCGAAGATCGCCATCCGGGAAATGAGAACTACTACAGGTGTTGACTTCAGACTGGCTGCCGATCCATTCGAGGCAACCCAGGGTGCAGGTGCTATACTTGCCTGTTCTGCAGCGCTTCGGGGACTGGCGGTGAGCCTGATAAAGATCGCAAATGACCTGCGTCTGCTCTCCAGTGGTCCCAGGGCAGGCATGGGTGAGTTGAACCTTCCAGCAGTTCAGCCGGGTTCATCCATAATGCCTGGAAAGGTCAATCCTGTAATGGCGGAAATGCTCAACATGGCATGTTTTCAGGTGATCGGCAACGACACTGCCATCACGATGGCTGCGCAGGCCGGACAGCTTGAACTCAATGTATTCACACCGCTTCTGGCTCACAATATCCTTCGTTCTGTCAGGATACTCTCAGGGGCAATTTCCTCGTTCAACAGGAAATGTCTCTCCGGTCTGAGCGTCAATACCGAAAGGTGTGCTGAACTTGCCGTCTCCAGTCTTGCTCTTGCAACCTCACTTGCACCTGTGATCGGTTATGAAAGGGCGGCTGAAGTGGCTTACAGGGCACACAGGGAAGGCCGGAACATAAAGGACGTAGTAATTGAGATGGGAATACTTGATGATGAGGAACTGGAGGACCTGCTTGATCCCATGGAACTAACAGGGGTTGACATATGATAGACCATGATATTATCGTGATAGGTGGAGGACTTGCCGGGCTCAGGGCAGCGATCGAGGCTTACAAACTGGGAGCTGATGTTGCTGTGATCTCTAAGGTATATCCGGTTCGAAGTCATTCCGGTGCCGCACAGGGCGGTATCAACGCATCACTGGGTTCAGATGATAGCTGGGAATCACATGCCTTTGATACGGTGAAAGGTAGCGACTATCTTGCAGATCAGGATACTGTGGAAGTGCTTTGTAAAGAAGCTCCTGAAAGGGTGATCGAGATGGAGAACTGGGGATGCAATTTCTCACGACAGAAGGATGGTACAATAGCCCAGCGACCATTCGGAGGAGCAGGATTCCCGAGGACATGTTTTGCAGGTGACAGGACAGGTCACAATCTCCTGCATACCCTGTATGAGCAGGTTCTCAGGGCCGGGATCAAGGTGTACCACGAATGGCTTGTAATAAAACTAGATGTGGATAATGGAAGATGCACCGGTCTTATTGCCATGAACCTTGCTGATTCGGAGATCGAGGCCTTCAGGGCAAAAGCCACCATTCTTGCAACCGGTGGTTATGGCAGGATATACCAGAGGTCCACGAATGCTATCATAAACAGAGGCTTCGGTATAAGTCTTGCATACAATGCAGGGGTTCCGCTGGAAGATATGGAATTCGTCCAGTTCCATCCGACAACCCTGTGGGGAACCAACATACTCATCACAGAAGGTGCCCGCGGAGAAGGAGGCTACCTTTACAACAAGGACCATGAGCGCTTCATGGAGAGATACGCAAAGGAGGCTATGGAACTGGCTCCCAGGGACATCGTTGCCAGGGCCATACAGAAAGAGATAGATGAAGGCAGGGGCTTCCCAGAAGGATATGTACATCTTGACCTGACCCATCTTGGAAAACAGAAGATAAACGAACGTCTTCCGGGTATCAGGCAGATCTCAATTGATTTTGCAGGTATCGACCCTGTGAAGGAACCAATACCTGTTCAGCCGGGACAGCATTATTCCATGGGTGGTGTGACATCCGATAAGGATGGAAGGACGCCGATGCAGGGTCTTTATGCTGTGGGTGAATGTGCCTGTATCAGTGTTCATGGCGCTAACCGGCTGGGTGGTAATTCTCTTCTGGATACGGTCGTTTTCGGCCGAAGGGCTGGTATTAATGCTGCCGAAGACGTTCGCTCAAGATTATGGCCCGATGAGGATGGCCTGCTTGAGGCGTGCCGGCAGGAGGAGATCAGGATAAGCGGGATGATCGGTGGTGAAGGTGAGAACTTTGCTTCCATAAGGGATGAATTACAGTTGATAATGCAGGAACATGTCGGCGTGTTCAGGAACAAGAAGGGTCTGGAACATGCTCTTGACAGGATAAGGAAACTTAAGAAAAGGGCATCCGGGCTGAGGGTTCAGAGCAAGGCCACCGTCTTTAACTTTGAACTTATGAACGCCCTGGAACTGCAGGGAATGCTTGAACTGGGACATGTGATCGTACTCGGGGCACTTGCAAGGGAGGAAAGCAGAGGTGC containing:
- a CDS encoding aspartate ammonia-lyase is translated as MRLERDTLGEVEVPDDVYYGPQTARAVDNFRVSGERLPVEFIKAQAAIKMASAKANMELGKLDHEIGEPIIEAAFEIRDGKLLEQFVVDAFQSGAGTSQNMNANEVIANRALEIVGYERGRYDIIHPNDHVNMSQSSNDTTHTAVHIATVESIRSSLLPVVDGFLGVLTERKNEFMPIVKPGRTHLQDAVPLTLGQEFGGYVRMVELDRKRLMEAIDGLLELNMGGTAIGTGLNTPSGFSKIAIREMRTTTGVDFRLAADPFEATQGAGAILACSAALRGLAVSLIKIANDLRLLSSGPRAGMGELNLPAVQPGSSIMPGKVNPVMAEMLNMACFQVIGNDTAITMAAQAGQLELNVFTPLLAHNILRSVRILSGAISSFNRKCLSGLSVNTERCAELAVSSLALATSLAPVIGYERAAEVAYRAHREGRNIKDVVIEMGILDDEELEDLLDPMELTGVDI
- a CDS encoding FAD-dependent oxidoreductase, giving the protein MIDHDIIVIGGGLAGLRAAIEAYKLGADVAVISKVYPVRSHSGAAQGGINASLGSDDSWESHAFDTVKGSDYLADQDTVEVLCKEAPERVIEMENWGCNFSRQKDGTIAQRPFGGAGFPRTCFAGDRTGHNLLHTLYEQVLRAGIKVYHEWLVIKLDVDNGRCTGLIAMNLADSEIEAFRAKATILATGGYGRIYQRSTNAIINRGFGISLAYNAGVPLEDMEFVQFHPTTLWGTNILITEGARGEGGYLYNKDHERFMERYAKEAMELAPRDIVARAIQKEIDEGRGFPEGYVHLDLTHLGKQKINERLPGIRQISIDFAGIDPVKEPIPVQPGQHYSMGGVTSDKDGRTPMQGLYAVGECACISVHGANRLGGNSLLDTVVFGRRAGINAAEDVRSRLWPDEDGLLEACRQEEIRISGMIGGEGENFASIRDELQLIMQEHVGVFRNKKGLEHALDRIRKLKKRASGLRVQSKATVFNFELMNALELQGMLELGHVIVLGALAREESRGAHYRTDHLERDDENWLKHTLAYKGDEPLLEYKEVNIGRFTPQRREY